GGTCGATCGCGTGTCTGTCGTTCCAGGAGGTGTTGTGTCCGTGCTGATGGATGTCGATCCACGGAAGCTGCGCTTCGCTCGGCGTGACGTTGTGTTCGAATCCGACGTCCTCCGAGCGAAAGCGACCCATCGGCCGCGCGCTGGGATAATCTCCGGGCATGGGTGTTGACGACGGATCGTGCCGTATAAATAGCTTGCCGCGAACTGGTTGTCTCTTCCGTACGAGGGGAACGGAGTCTGTTTCGAGTGATCGCGACGAAGCACAGGTTTAAAGGCTATTCGAGGCAAGCTATCAGATATGTCATTGGATGACATTACCATAGTGGATTGTACACGCGTCCGCGCGGGCCCGTGGTGCACGCAAATTCTCAGCGAACTCGGAGCGGAAGTGATCAAAATCGAACGTCCTGGCGTCGGCGATTCGGCCCGCGGGAGTTATCCGGAACAAAACGGCATGGGGGTTAACTACATCTCCCGAAATAGAAATAAAAAGAGTGTTACGCTCAATTTGAAGGACGAACGCGGACAGGAGATCGCGAAGGAACTTATCGCGGACGCTGACATCCTCGTCGAGAACTTCAGCCTCGGTGTGATGGAGAAGTTCGGTTTGGGCGCCGAACACCTCATTTCGGAGGTCAATCCGAATCTCATCTACGCGTCGATCAAAGGCTACGGGGAAAAGGGACCGCAGAAGGATCAGAAAGGGGTCGACTTAGTGATGCAAGCCGAGGCAGGGATCATGAGCGTCACCGGCCAGGAAGACGGCGATCCGGTCAAAGTGGGGCAGGCAATCGGCGACATCGGCGCGGGCCTCTACGCGACGATCGCCATCCTGACCGCGTTGCACCACCGTGACAAAACCGGCGAGGGGCAGAAGGTGGAGACGAACCTCTTTGGGACGATAGTCTCGTTCATGGAGGAATACATCACCATGTACGGTATTACGGGCGAAAATCCGACGCCTAAAGGAACGCGGCACCAGACGAGCGTGCCGTATCAGCTGTTCGAAACGAAGGACGGCCACGTCGTCATCAGCACGCTCAGCATGCCGTGGGACGAGTTCGTCACCGAGATCCTGGAACTTCCAGACCACCCGATCTCCGAGTACGACACCGTAGAACTCCGCCAAAACCACTACGACGAGATAATGACGGCGATGGAGCC
This region of Halalkalicoccus sp. CGA53 genomic DNA includes:
- a CDS encoding CaiB/BaiF CoA transferase family protein, with product MSLDDITIVDCTRVRAGPWCTQILSELGAEVIKIERPGVGDSARGSYPEQNGMGVNYISRNRNKKSVTLNLKDERGQEIAKELIADADILVENFSLGVMEKFGLGAEHLISEVNPNLIYASIKGYGEKGPQKDQKGVDLVMQAEAGIMSVTGQEDGDPVKVGQAIGDIGAGLYATIAILTALHHRDKTGEGQKVETNLFGTIVSFMEEYITMYGITGENPTPKGTRHQTSVPYQLFETKDGHVVISTLSMPWDEFVTEILELPDHPISEYDTVELRQNHYDEIMTAMEPKIKERTTKEWLEISNEYGFPCGPLNKVSDVVSHPQAREREYVFEYEDENVGNVLLHGHPLHFSKLKKEVRSGPPRLGQHTDEVLSKVVGLSEGEIDDLRNDGAI